The Astatotilapia calliptera chromosome 14, fAstCal1.2, whole genome shotgun sequence genome includes a region encoding these proteins:
- the fbxo36a gene encoding F-box only protein 36a isoform X1: MATFFASKMASLLGDRLFEISGQGPPPQKDFFQLVITKNEVILTSWRISLRLECRGLPPNQQKTSHQDFQNDKTLQYEVGAVFGQRILDYTAALCQGKFDYLERLPDDIMLRIMYCLELKDTALLAQTSRRFKTVRTTLFSSEKFWEQTVRNCTGFNRDIEDIASAMGWKSTFLTFFHNSDDKKQQ, from the exons ATGGCAACATTTTTTGCGTCCAAAATGGCGTCTTTGCTTGGGGATAGACTGTTTGAAATTAGTGGTCAGGGTCCGCCGCCTCAAAAGGATTTTTTTCAACTTGTCATTACCAAAAACGAG GTAATACTAACCTCATGGAGGATTTCTTTGCGACTTGAATGCAGAGGTCTTCCCCCAAATCAGCAGAAGACATCTCATCAGGACTTCCAAAATGATAAAACTCTACAGT ATGAAGTCGGTGCTGTTTTTGGGCAAAGGATCCTGGATTACACAGCAGCACTGTGCCAAGGAAAGTTTGATTACCTGGAGCGTTTACCTGATGACATCATGCTCCGAATCATGTACTGCCTCGAGCTGAAAGACACGGCACTGCTGGCACAGACGTCACGCAGATTCAAAACGGTGAGGACAACG CTCTTCAGCTCTGAGAAGTTTTGGGAGCAGACTGTGAGGAACTGCACTGGGTTTAACAGGGACATTGAGGACATAGCCAGTGCCATGGGCTGGAAGAGCACCtttctaacttttttccacaacAGTGATGAtaaaaaacagcagtaa
- the fbxo36a gene encoding F-box only protein 36a isoform X2 — protein sequence MATFFASKMASLLGDRLFEISGQGPPPQKDFFQLVITKNEVILTSWRISLRLECRGLPPNQQKTSHQDFQNDKTLQYEVGAVFGQRILDYTAALCQGKFDYLERLPDDIMLRIMYCLELKDTALLAQTSRRFKTLFSSEKFWEQTVRNCTGFNRDIEDIASAMGWKSTFLTFFHNSDDKKQQ from the exons ATGGCAACATTTTTTGCGTCCAAAATGGCGTCTTTGCTTGGGGATAGACTGTTTGAAATTAGTGGTCAGGGTCCGCCGCCTCAAAAGGATTTTTTTCAACTTGTCATTACCAAAAACGAG GTAATACTAACCTCATGGAGGATTTCTTTGCGACTTGAATGCAGAGGTCTTCCCCCAAATCAGCAGAAGACATCTCATCAGGACTTCCAAAATGATAAAACTCTACAGT ATGAAGTCGGTGCTGTTTTTGGGCAAAGGATCCTGGATTACACAGCAGCACTGTGCCAAGGAAAGTTTGATTACCTGGAGCGTTTACCTGATGACATCATGCTCCGAATCATGTACTGCCTCGAGCTGAAAGACACGGCACTGCTGGCACAGACGTCACGCAGATTCAAAACG CTCTTCAGCTCTGAGAAGTTTTGGGAGCAGACTGTGAGGAACTGCACTGGGTTTAACAGGGACATTGAGGACATAGCCAGTGCCATGGGCTGGAAGAGCACCtttctaacttttttccacaacAGTGATGAtaaaaaacagcagtaa